In one Camelus ferus isolate YT-003-E chromosome 14, BCGSAC_Cfer_1.0, whole genome shotgun sequence genomic region, the following are encoded:
- the CDX2 gene encoding homeobox protein CDX-2 isoform X1 yields MYVSYLLDKDVSMYPSSVRHSGGLNLAPQNFVSPPQYPDYGGYHVAAAAAAAANLDSAQSPGPSWPAAYGAPLREDWNGYAPGGAAAAANAVAHGLNGGSPAAAMGYSSPADYHPHHHPHHHPHHPAAAPSCASGLLQTLNPGPPGPAATAAAEQLSPGGQRRNLCEWMRKPAQPSLGSQVKTRTKDKYRVVYTDHQRLELEKEFHYSRYITIRRKAELAATLGLSERQVKIWFQNRRAKERKINKKKLQQQQPQPPPAPQPPQPQPGPLRSVPEPLSPVSSLQGSVPGSVAGVLGPTGGVLNPTVTQ; encoded by the exons ATGTACGTGAGCTACCTCCTGGACAAGGACGTGAGCATGTATCCCAGCTCCGTGCGCCACTCTGGCGGCCTCAACCTGGCCCCGCAGAACTTCGTCAGTCCCCCGCAGTACCCGGACTACGGCGGCTACCACGTGGCGGCCGCGGCCGCTGCCGCCGCGAACTTGGACAGCGCGCAGTCCCCGGGGCCGTCCTGGCCGGCCGCATACGGCGCCCCGCTCCGCGAGGACTGGAACGGCTACGCGCCGGGGGGCGCGGCGGCCGCCGCCAACGCCGTGGCGCACGGCCTCAACGGGGGCTCCCCGGCCGCCGCCATGGGCTACAGCAGCCCCGCTGACTATCACCCGCACCACCACCCGCACCACCACCCGCACCACCCGGCCGCTGCGCCCTCCTGCGCCTCGGGCTTGCTGCAGACGCTCAACCCCGGCCCCCCCGGgcccgccgccaccgccgccgccgagCAGCTGTCCCCCGGCGGCCAGCGGCGGAACCTGTGCGAGTGGATGCGGAAGCCCGCGCAGCCGTCGCTCGGCAGCCAAG TGAAAACCAGGACGAAAGACAAATACCGAGTCGTGTACACGGACCACCAGCGtttggagctggagaaggagttTCACTACAGTCGCTACATCACCATCCGGAGGAAAGCCGAACTGGCTGCCACGCTGGGGCTCTCGGAGAGGCAG GTTAAAATCTGGTTTCAGAACcgcagagcaaaggaaaggaaaatcaacaaGAAGAagttgcagcagcagcagccgcagccCCCGCCTGCCCCGCAGCCCCCTCAGCCTCAGCCCGGCCCCCTGAGGAGCGTCCCCGAGCCCCTGAGTCCTGTGTCTTCCCTGCAAGGCTCGGTGCCCGGCTCTGTCGCTGGGGTTCTGGGGCCAACTGGGGGGGTGTTAAACCCCACTGTCACCCAGTGA
- the CDX2 gene encoding homeobox protein CDX-2 isoform X2, translating to MYVSYLLDKDVSMYPSSVRHSGGLNLAPQNFVSPPQYPDYGGYHVAAAAAAAANLDSAQSPGPSWPAAYGAPLREDWNGYAPGGAAAAANAVAHGLNGGSPAAAMGYSSPADYHPHHHPHHHPHHPAAAPSCASGLLQTLNPGPPGPAATAAAEQLSPGGQRRNLCEWMRKPAQPSLGSQVKTRTKDKYRVVYTDHQRLELEKEFHYSRYITIRRKAELAATLGLSERLKSGFRTAEQRKGKSTRRSCSSSSRSPRLPRSPLSLSPAP from the exons ATGTACGTGAGCTACCTCCTGGACAAGGACGTGAGCATGTATCCCAGCTCCGTGCGCCACTCTGGCGGCCTCAACCTGGCCCCGCAGAACTTCGTCAGTCCCCCGCAGTACCCGGACTACGGCGGCTACCACGTGGCGGCCGCGGCCGCTGCCGCCGCGAACTTGGACAGCGCGCAGTCCCCGGGGCCGTCCTGGCCGGCCGCATACGGCGCCCCGCTCCGCGAGGACTGGAACGGCTACGCGCCGGGGGGCGCGGCGGCCGCCGCCAACGCCGTGGCGCACGGCCTCAACGGGGGCTCCCCGGCCGCCGCCATGGGCTACAGCAGCCCCGCTGACTATCACCCGCACCACCACCCGCACCACCACCCGCACCACCCGGCCGCTGCGCCCTCCTGCGCCTCGGGCTTGCTGCAGACGCTCAACCCCGGCCCCCCCGGgcccgccgccaccgccgccgccgagCAGCTGTCCCCCGGCGGCCAGCGGCGGAACCTGTGCGAGTGGATGCGGAAGCCCGCGCAGCCGTCGCTCGGCAGCCAAG TGAAAACCAGGACGAAAGACAAATACCGAGTCGTGTACACGGACCACCAGCGtttggagctggagaaggagttTCACTACAGTCGCTACATCACCATCCGGAGGAAAGCCGAACTGGCTGCCACGCTGGGGCTCTCGGAGAG GTTAAAATCTGGTTTCAGAACcgcagagcaaaggaaaggaaaatcaacaaGAAGAagttgcagcagcagcagccgcagccCCCGCCTGCCCCGCAGCCCCCTCAGCCTCAGCCCGGCCCCCTGA